A genomic segment from Janthinobacterium sp. 64 encodes:
- the kdpA gene encoding potassium-transporting ATPase subunit KdpA, translating into MTTQSILLLVAFLAVLLAAGYPLGLYMAKVAGDGPVRGLGWLQKLENLLYRWSGLPADKAMGWKSYAIALIVFNTVGAVFVYGLQRLQGFLPLNPQGLGAVSPDSSFNTTVSFVANTNWQGYGGEQTMSYLTQMLGMACQNFFSAATGIAVIFALVRGFASRSGKSIGNFWVDLVRSTLYILLPLSLALSVVFMGEGMIQNFSAYKEVTLLDHVAYETPKLTADGQPVLDTGGKPVMEAQVATTQTIAMGPVASQESIKLLGTNGGGFFNANSSHPYENPTVLSNFLQMLAIFIIPAGLCFTFGRMVGDLRQGWAVLAAMSLIFVVMTVGVMSAEQQANPALQALGVDQQASSLQSGGNMEGKETRFGISSSTLFAAVTTGASCGAVNSMHDSYMPLGGMVPLLLMQFGEVIFGGVGTGLYGMLMFAILAVFIAGLMIGRTPEYLGKKIQAYEMKMVSLAILITPALVLTGTAIAVMVEPGKIGVANPGAHGFSEILYAFTSAANNNGSAFAGLSANTPFYNVMLAIAMWFGRFGVIVPVLAVAGSLAAKQRLSANAGTMPTHGPMFIGLLIGVVVLVGVLNYVPALALGPIVEHLQLFIK; encoded by the coding sequence ATGACGACGCAATCGATATTGCTGCTGGTGGCCTTCCTGGCAGTGCTGCTGGCCGCCGGCTATCCGCTGGGCCTGTACATGGCCAAGGTGGCCGGCGACGGCCCCGTGCGCGGCCTGGGCTGGCTGCAAAAGCTGGAAAACCTGCTGTACCGCTGGTCCGGCCTGCCTGCCGACAAGGCCATGGGCTGGAAAAGCTATGCCATCGCCCTGATCGTGTTTAACACCGTGGGCGCCGTCTTCGTCTACGGCTTGCAGCGCCTGCAGGGTTTTTTACCGTTGAATCCACAGGGCCTGGGCGCCGTCAGCCCCGATTCCTCGTTCAATACCACCGTCAGCTTCGTCGCCAATACCAACTGGCAGGGCTACGGCGGCGAACAGACCATGAGCTATTTGACCCAGATGCTGGGCATGGCATGCCAGAACTTCTTCTCGGCGGCCACCGGCATCGCCGTGATCTTCGCGCTGGTGCGCGGCTTCGCCTCGCGCTCGGGCAAATCGATCGGCAATTTCTGGGTCGACCTGGTGCGCTCGACCCTGTACATCCTGCTGCCGCTCTCCCTGGCCCTGTCCGTCGTCTTCATGGGCGAAGGCATGATCCAGAATTTTTCCGCTTACAAGGAAGTGACCCTGCTCGACCACGTGGCGTATGAAACGCCGAAGCTGACGGCCGACGGCCAGCCCGTGCTCGATACGGGCGGTAAACCCGTGATGGAAGCGCAAGTGGCGACCACGCAGACGATCGCCATGGGCCCCGTCGCGTCGCAGGAATCGATCAAGCTGCTGGGCACGAATGGCGGCGGCTTCTTCAATGCCAATTCCTCGCACCCGTATGAAAACCCGACCGTGCTGTCGAACTTTCTGCAGATGCTGGCCATTTTCATCATTCCCGCCGGCCTGTGCTTCACCTTTGGCCGCATGGTGGGCGACCTGCGCCAGGGCTGGGCAGTGCTGGCCGCGATGAGCCTGATCTTCGTCGTCATGACGGTCGGCGTGATGAGCGCCGAGCAGCAAGCCAATCCCGCCTTGCAAGCCTTGGGCGTGGACCAACAGGCCAGCAGCCTGCAATCGGGCGGCAATATGGAAGGCAAGGAAACGCGCTTCGGCATCAGCTCCTCGACCCTGTTCGCAGCGGTGACGACGGGGGCATCGTGCGGCGCCGTCAATTCCATGCACGACTCCTACATGCCGCTGGGCGGCATGGTGCCGCTGCTGCTGATGCAATTCGGCGAAGTGATCTTCGGCGGCGTGGGCACGGGCCTGTACGGCATGCTGATGTTTGCGATCCTGGCCGTCTTCATCGCCGGCCTGATGATAGGCCGCACGCCTGAATACCTGGGCAAGAAAATCCAGGCCTATGAAATGAAGATGGTGTCGCTGGCCATCCTGATTACGCCAGCGCTGGTATTGACGGGTACGGCGATTGCCGTGATGGTCGAACCGGGCAAGATCGGCGTGGCCAATCCGGGCGCGCACGGCTTCTCGGAGATCCTGTATGCCTTCACGTCGGCGGCCAACAACAACGGCAGCGCGTTTGCCGGCCTGTCCGCCAACACGCCGTTCTACAACGTGATGCTGGCGATCGCCATGTGGTTCGGCCGCTTCGGCGTGATCGTGCCCGTGCTGGCGGTGGCCGGTTCGCTGGCGGCTAAGCAGCGCCTGTCGGCCAACGCCGGCACCATGCCCACGCACGGCCCCATGTTCATCGGCTTGCTGATCGGCGTCGTCGTGCTGGTTGGCGTATTGAATTACGTTCCCGCGCTGGCCCTGGGCCCGATCGTCGAACACCTGCAACTTTTCATCAAATAA
- the kdpF gene encoding K(+)-transporting ATPase subunit F: MNAFYVLGAVVSAGLLVYLLVALLKAEEL; this comes from the coding sequence ATGAACGCGTTTTATGTGCTGGGCGCCGTGGTCTCGGCTGGCCTGCTCGTGTACCTGCTGGTGGCGCTGCTGAAGGCGGAGGAACTGTGA
- a CDS encoding DNA topoisomerase IV subunit B: MATKKPASDYSESSIRVLKGLEPVKQRPGMYTRTENPLHIIQEVIDNASDEALGGHCTHIAVTQNTDGSITVEDNGRGIPVGIHPEEGVPTVEIVFTRLHAGGKFDKGSGGAYAFSGGLHGVGVSVTNALSTRLEITVWRKESDGNGLHHMVFANGDVIEPLTSRPAPRDGKKSGTRVTAWPDAKYFDSPNISQTELQRLLRSKAVLLPGVTVTLTNAKTGDTQTWQYAEGLRGYLTETLAQVSNGETLIPLFEGAQYAGPDSEGFAEGEGAAWVVAWTEEGAIVRESYVNLIPTSNGGTHESGLRDGLFGAVKNFVEMHSLLPKGVKLLPEDVFARASFVLSAKVLDPQFQGQIKERLNSRDAVRLVSTFTKPPLELWLNQHVDYGKKLADLVIKQAQSRQRSLQKVEKKKSSGVAVLPGKLTDCESSDIARNELFLVEGDSAGGSAKMGRDKEFQAILPLRGKVLNSWETDRDRLFANNEIHDIAVAIGVDPHSVGDSPDLSGLRYGKICILSDADVDGSHIQVLLLTLFFKHFPVLINKGHICIARPPLYRVDAPARGKKPMQKIYALDDGELVAIEDKLRKEGVKQGAWSISRFKGLGEMNAEQLWETTMNPDTRRLLPVTLGEVDHMASASRFNMLMGKGEAAGRRAWIEEHGNEAEADI; the protein is encoded by the coding sequence ATGGCCACTAAAAAACCAGCATCCGACTACAGCGAATCATCCATCCGTGTCCTGAAAGGACTGGAACCCGTCAAGCAGCGCCCGGGGATGTACACCCGCACTGAAAATCCGCTGCACATCATTCAGGAAGTGATCGACAATGCCTCCGACGAGGCGCTGGGCGGTCATTGCACGCATATCGCCGTCACGCAAAATACGGATGGCAGCATCACCGTCGAAGACAATGGCCGCGGCATTCCCGTCGGCATCCACCCTGAAGAAGGCGTGCCGACGGTGGAAATCGTGTTTACACGGCTGCACGCGGGCGGCAAGTTCGACAAGGGTTCGGGCGGCGCCTACGCGTTCTCGGGCGGCTTGCACGGCGTCGGCGTGTCCGTCACCAATGCGCTGTCGACGCGCCTGGAAATCACCGTCTGGCGCAAGGAAAGCGACGGCAACGGCCTGCATCACATGGTGTTTGCGAATGGCGACGTGATCGAGCCCTTGACTTCGCGCCCTGCCCCGCGCGACGGCAAGAAGTCGGGCACGCGCGTCACGGCCTGGCCTGACGCGAAATATTTTGATTCGCCCAACATCTCGCAAACGGAGCTGCAGCGCCTGCTGCGCTCGAAAGCCGTGCTGCTGCCGGGCGTCACCGTCACCCTCACCAACGCGAAAACGGGCGACACGCAAACGTGGCAGTACGCGGAAGGCTTGCGCGGCTACCTGACCGAAACGCTGGCGCAGGTATCGAATGGCGAAACCCTGATTCCCCTGTTCGAAGGCGCGCAGTACGCTGGCCCGGACTCGGAAGGCTTTGCCGAAGGCGAAGGCGCGGCCTGGGTGGTGGCATGGACGGAAGAAGGCGCCATCGTGCGCGAATCGTACGTCAACCTGATTCCCACCTCGAATGGCGGCACGCACGAATCGGGCTTGCGCGACGGCCTGTTCGGCGCCGTGAAAAACTTCGTCGAAATGCACTCGCTGCTGCCCAAAGGCGTCAAATTGCTGCCCGAAGACGTATTCGCGCGCGCCTCGTTCGTGCTGTCGGCGAAAGTGCTGGACCCGCAATTCCAGGGCCAGATCAAGGAACGCCTGAACTCGCGCGACGCCGTGCGCCTCGTCTCGACCTTCACCAAGCCGCCGCTGGAACTGTGGCTGAACCAGCACGTCGATTACGGCAAGAAGCTGGCCGACCTGGTGATCAAGCAGGCGCAGTCGCGCCAGCGTTCGCTGCAAAAAGTGGAAAAGAAAAAATCCTCGGGCGTGGCCGTGTTGCCCGGCAAGCTGACCGACTGCGAATCGTCGGACATCGCGCGCAATGAACTGTTCCTCGTCGAGGGCGACTCGGCGGGCGGTTCGGCCAAGATGGGCCGCGACAAGGAATTCCAGGCGATCCTGCCCCTGCGCGGCAAGGTCTTGAACTCGTGGGAAACGGACCGCGACCGCCTGTTTGCCAATAACGAAATCCACGATATTGCGGTCGCCATCGGCGTCGATCCGCACAGCGTGGGCGACTCGCCCGACCTGTCCGGCCTGCGCTACGGCAAGATCTGCATCCTGTCCGACGCGGACGTGGACGGCTCGCACATCCAGGTACTGCTGCTGACCTTGTTCTTCAAGCACTTCCCCGTCCTGATCAACAAGGGCCACATCTGCATCGCCCGCCCGCCGTTGTACCGCGTGGACGCGCCGGCGCGCGGCAAGAAGCCGATGCAGAAGATCTACGCGCTCGACGACGGCGAACTGGTGGCCATCGAAGACAAGCTGCGCAAGGAAGGCGTGAAACAGGGCGCCTGGTCGATCTCGCGCTTCAAGGGTCTGGGCGAAATGAACGCCGAGCAGCTGTGGGAAACGACGATGAACCCGGACACGCGCCGCCTGCTGCCCGTCACGCTCGGTGAAGTCGACCACATGGCCTCGGCCTCGCGCTTCAATATGTTGATGGGCAAGGGCGAAGCGGCCGGACGCCGCGCCTGGATCGAAGAACACGGCAATGAGGCGGAGGCGGATATCTGA
- a CDS encoding molecular chaperone HscC yields MIIGIDLGTTNSLVAIWRDGKASIIPNALGEHLTPSCVSIDDDGTVLVGRAARERLQTHPQLTAAVFKRYMGSEKKITLGTQQFRPEELSSMVLRALKEDAEAFLGHKVEEAIITVPAYFSDAQRKATRIAGQLAGLRVERLLNEPTAAALAYGIRDKEQESKFLVFDLGGGTFDVSILELFEGVMEVRASAGDNFLGGEDFVTVLVDAFMEGCGLRDAVGSRLLDPRQQQLLRDEAERVKRLLSEQPSVRMATRYQDREYSWEIGEDKLAQLCEPLLARLRLPVERALRDATIRAAELNEVVLAGGATRMPLVRKLVSRMFGRFPAIHLDPDEAVALGAAVQAGLKMRDAALDEVVMTDVAPYSLGISISRQIGANQYEGGHYLPIIERNSVVPVSRTENITTIHDNQKEINVAIFQGESRLVADNVFLGKISFPIPAKKAGEIGIDVRFTYDVSGVLEAEVTVLATQERHKMIISDNAGVMTPEQIEQRFAELADLKIHPREQMENRTLVTRADRLYEQSLGDVRQYLAAHTANFQAALETQDPNTIRKARQALDEVLRQVESESFL; encoded by the coding sequence ATGATCATCGGCATCGACCTTGGAACCACCAACAGCCTGGTCGCCATCTGGCGCGACGGCAAGGCTTCCATCATCCCGAATGCGCTCGGTGAACACCTGACGCCGTCGTGCGTGAGCATCGATGACGACGGCACCGTGCTGGTGGGCCGCGCCGCGCGCGAGCGCCTGCAGACGCACCCGCAGCTGACGGCGGCCGTCTTCAAGCGCTACATGGGCAGCGAAAAGAAGATCACCCTCGGCACGCAGCAGTTCCGCCCGGAAGAGCTGTCGTCGATGGTGCTGCGCGCGCTGAAGGAAGATGCCGAAGCCTTCCTCGGCCACAAGGTCGAGGAAGCCATCATCACCGTGCCCGCGTATTTCAGCGATGCGCAGCGCAAGGCCACGCGCATCGCCGGCCAGCTGGCGGGCTTGCGCGTGGAGCGCCTGCTCAACGAGCCGACGGCCGCCGCGCTGGCCTACGGCATCCGCGACAAGGAACAGGAAAGCAAATTTCTCGTCTTCGACCTGGGCGGCGGCACGTTCGACGTGTCGATCCTCGAACTGTTCGAAGGCGTGATGGAAGTGCGCGCCTCGGCCGGAGACAATTTTCTGGGCGGCGAAGACTTCGTCACCGTGCTGGTCGACGCTTTCATGGAAGGCTGCGGCTTGCGCGACGCCGTCGGCAGCCGCCTGCTCGACCCGCGCCAGCAACAGCTGCTGCGCGATGAAGCCGAGCGCGTCAAGCGTTTGCTGTCGGAGCAGCCGTCCGTGCGCATGGCCACGCGCTACCAGGACAGGGAATACAGCTGGGAGATCGGCGAAGACAAACTGGCGCAGCTGTGCGAGCCCCTGCTGGCCCGCTTGCGCCTGCCCGTGGAACGGGCGCTGCGCGACGCCACCATCCGCGCCGCGGAATTGAATGAAGTGGTGCTGGCCGGCGGCGCCACGCGCATGCCGCTGGTGCGCAAACTCGTCTCGCGCATGTTCGGCCGCTTCCCCGCCATCCACCTGGACCCGGACGAAGCCGTGGCGCTGGGCGCCGCCGTGCAGGCGGGCCTGAAGATGCGCGACGCGGCCCTGGACGAAGTGGTCATGACGGACGTGGCGCCGTATTCGCTGGGCATTTCGATCTCGCGCCAGATCGGCGCGAACCAGTATGAAGGCGGGCATTACCTGCCCATCATCGAGCGCAATTCCGTGGTGCCCGTCTCGCGCACGGAAAACATCACCACCATCCACGACAACCAGAAGGAAATCAACGTGGCGATCTTCCAGGGCGAGTCGCGCCTGGTGGCCGACAATGTTTTCCTTGGCAAGATCAGCTTCCCGATCCCCGCGAAAAAGGCGGGCGAGATCGGCATCGACGTGCGCTTCACCTACGACGTCAGCGGCGTGCTGGAAGCGGAAGTGACGGTGCTGGCCACGCAGGAACGCCACAAGATGATCATCAGCGATAACGCTGGCGTGATGACGCCGGAGCAGATCGAGCAGCGCTTTGCGGAACTGGCCGACCTGAAGATCCACCCGCGCGAACAGATGGAAAACCGCACCCTGGTCACGCGCGCCGACCGCCTGTACGAACAGTCGCTGGGCGACGTGCGCCAGTACCTGGCGGCGCACACGGCCAACTTCCAGGCCGCGCTGGAAACGCAGGACCCGAACACCATCCGCAAGGCACGCCAGGCGCTCGACGAGGTGTTGCGCCAGGTCGAGAGCGAGAGTTTCCTGTAG
- a CDS encoding J domain-containing protein gives MHNGQRSLWAILGTEPTGDERALKRAYAKRLKVTRPEDDPAAFQELREAYEYALRHAHLFAKELPEAQAAEAEAAAMAAPPMEPAELWGVVDQPAQEAQEPPAELWGVIAQEPAAPPELWGVVAIDPVQEGASLWQAFLEQSRRRDAAALLAGFLEREELLNLDVREEFELCALRYCASAGYDLSLRHALFEQLGWDRDFSYLARSHGDLVRSAVQRYRADRSFAHFSDNRDSYPGLDCIMSQQPPSAYARQMLDKKFNLQLRELLQTIRWQHGEMLAYKLDTDLFEQWEQAVFSRRYFKQTAFASAGLGFVLHIILSSLFKVADISLGDMGAYASLLGCQALAFAVLAMHALRWPAPLFARLHALQEGLQERLPVLRQRHGLLQLAWIVPFVLLALLLFLPERSDTLRIATSVGLCASALLAYAMNRQLLNGMLLAAALGLALVAALFMNGIGSAALVIANGMPMMFCLLLLALRSAAGLYEECGLPVARLPRLRVAWLIGCAGLLLPLYLQLLPAVPLGAALYAWSCAGLLISPSDLRWRTVWPLVLVPSLGSFLLAGQAASVRSMSMMHNGVELALIVLYFTLRCIYLRYGAALSRPGLS, from the coding sequence ATGCACAACGGACAGCGCAGCCTGTGGGCCATCCTCGGCACGGAGCCGACCGGCGACGAGCGCGCCCTCAAGCGCGCGTATGCGAAGCGCCTGAAGGTGACGCGTCCCGAAGACGATCCGGCCGCCTTCCAGGAGCTGCGCGAAGCGTATGAGTACGCGCTGCGCCATGCGCACCTGTTTGCCAAGGAGCTGCCGGAAGCGCAAGCGGCCGAGGCCGAAGCGGCAGCGATGGCAGCGCCGCCCATGGAGCCGGCCGAGCTGTGGGGCGTCGTCGACCAACCCGCGCAGGAAGCGCAGGAGCCGCCTGCGGAACTGTGGGGCGTCATAGCCCAGGAGCCCGCAGCACCGCCGGAACTATGGGGCGTGGTCGCCATCGATCCCGTCCAGGAAGGCGCCAGCCTGTGGCAGGCATTCCTGGAACAGTCGCGGCGCCGCGACGCGGCCGCCCTGCTGGCCGGCTTCCTCGAACGCGAAGAATTGCTCAACCTCGACGTGCGCGAGGAATTCGAGCTGTGCGCGCTGCGCTACTGCGCCAGCGCCGGCTATGACCTGTCGCTGCGCCATGCCTTGTTCGAGCAGCTGGGCTGGGACCGCGACTTTTCCTACCTGGCGCGCAGCCATGGGGACCTGGTGCGCAGCGCCGTGCAGCGCTACCGGGCCGACCGCTCGTTCGCGCATTTCAGCGACAACCGCGACAGCTACCCGGGCCTCGATTGCATCATGTCGCAGCAGCCGCCATCGGCCTATGCGCGCCAGATGCTGGACAAAAAATTCAACCTGCAGCTGCGCGAGCTGCTGCAGACGATACGCTGGCAGCATGGCGAAATGCTGGCCTATAAACTCGATACGGATCTGTTCGAGCAATGGGAACAGGCGGTTTTTTCGCGCCGCTATTTCAAGCAAACGGCCTTCGCATCGGCGGGCCTGGGCTTCGTGCTGCACATCATCCTCTCCAGCCTGTTCAAGGTCGCCGACATCAGCCTCGGTGACATGGGCGCGTATGCCAGCCTGCTGGGTTGCCAGGCGCTGGCCTTTGCCGTGCTGGCCATGCACGCGCTGCGCTGGCCCGCGCCCCTGTTCGCGCGGCTGCACGCGCTGCAGGAAGGGCTGCAGGAGCGCCTGCCCGTGCTGCGGCAGCGTCACGGACTGCTGCAGCTGGCCTGGATCGTGCCCTTTGTGCTGCTGGCGCTATTGCTGTTCCTGCCCGAGCGCAGCGATACGCTGCGCATCGCCACCTCGGTGGGCTTGTGCGCCTCGGCGCTGCTGGCATATGCCATGAACCGCCAACTGCTCAACGGCATGCTGCTTGCCGCCGCGCTGGGCCTGGCGCTGGTCGCCGCCTTGTTCATGAACGGCATAGGCTCTGCGGCACTCGTCATCGCCAATGGCATGCCCATGATGTTTTGCCTGTTACTGCTTGCCTTGCGCAGCGCCGCTGGCCTGTATGAGGAATGCGGCTTGCCCGTGGCGCGTTTGCCGCGCCTGCGCGTGGCATGGCTGATCGGCTGCGCCGGCCTGCTGCTGCCCCTGTATCTGCAACTGCTGCCAGCCGTGCCGCTCGGTGCCGCGCTGTATGCCTGGTCATGCGCAGGTCTGCTGATTTCGCCCAGCGATTTGCGCTGGAGGACGGTCTGGCCGCTGGTGCTGGTGCCCTCCCTTGGCAGCTTTTTGCTGGCCGGCCAGGCCGCGTCCGTGCGCTCCATGTCGATGATGCATAACGGCGTCGAGCTGGCCCTGATCGTGCTGTACTTCACCCTGCGCTGCATCTATCTGCGCTACGGCGCCGCCTTATCCCGACCCGGGCTGTCATAA